CCCATGCGCCAGATGCCGGTCGGGTGGAACTGGAAGAACTCCATGTCCTCCAGCGGCAGACCGCGACGGTAGACCGCCGCCTGGCCGTCGCCCGTCAGCGTGTGCGCGTTCGACGTCACCTTGAAGAACTTGCCGGTGCCGCCGGACGCGTAGATCACGGCCTTCGCCTGGAAGACGTGGATCTCACCGGTCGCGAGCTCGTACGCCACGACGCCCGCCGACCGCTTGACGCCGTCGACCTCGGTGATCAGCTGGTCCAGGACGTAGAACTCGTTGAAGAACTCCACGCCCTCCTTGACGCAGTTCTGGTACAGCGTCTGGAGGATCATGTGGCCGGTGCGGTCCGCGGCGTAGCAGGACCGGCGGACCGGGGCCTCGCCGTGGTTGCGGGAGTGACCGCCGAAACGGCGCTGGTCGATCGTCCCGTCGGGCGTCCGGTTGAACGGCAGGCCCATCTTCTCCAGGTCGAGGACGGCGTCGATGGCCTCCTTCGCCAGGATCTCGGCGGCGTCCTGGTCGACCAGGTAGTCACCGCCCTTGACCGTGTCGAAGGTGTGCCACTCCCAGTTGTCCTCCTCCACGTTGGCCAGCGCGGCGGCCATGCCGCCCTGCGCGGCGCCCGTGTGGGAGCGGGTGGGGTAGAGCTTGGTGAGCACGGCGGTACGGCTGCGCTTCGTCGACTCGATCGCGGCGCGCATGCCGGCGCCGCCCGCGCCGACGATGACGGTGTCGTACTTGTGGATCTTCATCAGGAATTCCTCAGCCCCGCGCCTAGCGGATGTTCGGGTCGAAGGTGAAGATCACCAGCGTGCCCAGCAGGATGGTGAACACCGTGGCGGTGTAGAGCAGGCCCTTGAGCCAGAGCCGGGTGTTCGCGCGCTCCGCGTAGTCGTTGATGACCGTGCGCAGGCCGTTGGCGCCGTGCAGCATCGCGAGCCACAGCATCAGCAGGTCCCAGACCTGCCAGAACGGGGACGCCCAGCGGCCGGCCACGAAGGCGAAGCCGATCTTGGAGACGCCGCCGTCGAGCACCAGCTGGATCAGCAGGTGGCCGAGGACCAGGACGACCAGCACGATGCCGGACAGGCGCATGAACAGCCAGGCGGCCATCTCGAAGTTGCCCCGCGTGGACTTGGGGGTCTTCTTGGTGCGCTTGCGCGGGGCCTCGATGAGGGGGGCCGGGTTGTCGACGTCGTAGAGGGAATCGCCCTCGACGGGGCCGATACCGGACGCGGTCTTCTCGGTGATGGACATGCGCGTCAGCTCCCGAACAGTTCACGAGCGGCGTGACCGAGGACGGGGTAGATCGCCCCGATCATCAGCACGACCCACAGGCCTACGACCGTCCAGAGCATCTGCTTCTGGTAGCGCGGGCCCTTCGACCAGAAGTCGACGGCGATGACGCGCAGGCCGTTGAGCGCGTGGAAGAGGACGGCGGCGACGAGGCCGTACTCCAGACACGCGACGAGCGGGGTCTTGTAAGTGGCTACGACCCTGTCGTAGTCCTCGGGGGAGACACGGACGAGAGCGGTGTCCAGCACGTGAACGAACAGGAAGAAGAAGATGAGGACGCCGGTGACTCGATGAGCCACCCAGGACCACATTCCTTCCCGGCCGCGGTACAGCGTTCCAGCCGGCACGGAAGTCCCTCCGGGAGCGGGGATTGGGGCCGCCGGCTTGTGCTGTCGGTCTGGCCCGGCCGGGTACGGTCCACCGGCCCCCAGCATCGTAGCCATCCGTCGCCGCCGGGCTGAGCCGGGGTATCGCGGTGTGATCAAAGTGGCACGCGTTTGGGTGAGCGTTGGCGGGGTCTGGGGTGGTGTGTGTGGTTATTCGCGGGGTGCGGTGCGGCTGTGGCGGGACGCTCCCCGCGGCGCAACCGCCGATGTCACAGCCCCGCGCCCCCGAGGGCGTCCACCAGGCGTCCTTTGGCCAGGCGCCGCAGTTCCTCCGCCGCCACCACCCGTTCGTCCTCCGGATCGTTCGTCAAACGTGACCGGATTCCCGCCAGTACGTGGTTCAGGGCCTCGCCCGGAGGCAACCCGTCCAGGCAGATGACGAACGAATGGCCGAACTTCGCCTCGTATGCCGCGTGTGCCGCGCTCAGGGCCATATGGGCGGCTTCGTACATTCCGTCCGGCAGTGCCGGCAGCGTCTCTCCCGCCAGGGCCTCCGACAGGTCGCCCGGCGACAGGTCGTACGCCGCCTCGTCGGACGCGGCCTGCAAGGAGTCCAGGTCCGGGTACGGGCGGTGGTCCGCCACCCGGCGTGCCCAGCGGAGGCTGCGGAGGCAGGTGAGAAGGAGGTGGTGGGCCTCTTCGGGGGACGCGGAGTTGAAGGCGTCCAGCAGCGTCGGCGACCGTGGGGTGCGGGTCTGCTCGGGCAGGGCCGGTATGGCGACTCGGCCGGGAAGGTGTGTGGGCGTCACGTGTGTTTCGGCAGGGGAAGCTGTGTGAGGTGTGGCGTTACGTTATCGAGAGTGGGCATCACGTGTCCGACGGACAACCGAATTTCACCCGAACGGCAGAGTTTCGGAACGCCGGGTGGACACTTCCGGCCACCCTTCCTGTCTAGGTTGGCGTAGTGAGCCAGCACAGGCGCCGGCCGTCGGCGGAGAAGGCACGGCAGACACGGCAGATGAGGACACGGGCAATCGTCGTCGCGGCGGTGGCCGCGACCGTCGGCGCGGGGGTGGGGCTCGGACTGTGGGCCTCCGGGGACGACGGTGACGGCGGGCCCGCGGGATCGGCGCGGCCGACGTCCTCCGTCGGGGCCTCGGCAGCCTCGCCCAGCGCTTCCCGGGAGACGCCGAGTCCGTCTCCCACCCGCTCCTACCCCCTCTCGCGGACCCCGCGCACGATTCCCGCCGTCCAGGCGCACACCCCGGCGCGGGGCCCCGGCTGGCGGCCGCAGCGCGGGGCACGGGTCGTGGTGAGCGACGCGGAACTGGCCGGGGAAGGTCGGCTGGTCGCGGGTGAGCTGGGCCTGACGTACGCGGGGGAGCGGAGCGACAACAGGGACGGGGACCTGCGGCTGGCCCTCGACGACGGAGCGGGGGACGGCCCGGAGTCGTACACCATGACCGTGCGCGGCGGGCGGGTCAGCATCAGCGGGCCCGCCGACTCCGGGGTCTTCTACGGGACCCGCACCCTCAAGCAGGAGGTGCACGGCGGCGGTACGGCGCCGGAGGGCGTCGTACGGGACGCGCCGGCCAAGGCGGTGCGCGGGTTCTCCCTCGACATCGCGCGCAAGCACTTCACCGCGGGCTGGATCGAGGACCGGGTCCGGGAGCTGGGCGATCTGAAGTTCAACCAGCTCCAGCTGCACTTCTCCGACGACCAGGGGTTCCGGATCGAGTCCGAATCGCACCCCGAGATCGTGTCCGCCCAGCACCTCACCAAGGCCCAGGTCCGGAAGATCGTCGCGCTCGCCGCCCAGCGGCACATCACCGTCGTGCCCGAGATCGACTCACCCGGACACCTGGGTGCCGTGCTCGCCGCGCATCCCGAACTGCAACTGCGCAACGCCTCCGGCGTCGCCACCCGCGGCGCGATCGACATCTCCAAGGACGGGTCCGCCAAGATCGTCGACGATCTGCTCGACGAGTACGCCGACCTGTTCCCCGGCGTGCCGTGGCACCTCGGCGGCGACGAGTACCAGGCGCTGGTGGTGAGCGACCCGGAGGCGTCGTTCCCGCAGCTGGCCGCCGCCGCGAAGGAGGCGTACGGGTCCGGCGCGACCGTCGCCGACCTCACCACCGGATGGCTCAACGACCGCGCCGACACCGTGCGCGCCCACGACAGGACCCCGCTGGCCTGGAACGACGGCTTCTTCCGGGGTACGTCCGTGCGGCCCGACGCCGGCATCCAGGTCGCCTACTGGACCGGCAAGGAGATCGGGGCGCGGGAGCCCGTGGAGTATCTGAGCGCGGGGCGCGAACTGATCAACTACAACGACGAGTTCCTGTACTACGTCCTCGGACAGCCCAACAACTTCGCGTACCCGACGGGGCAGCGGATCTACGAGCTGTGGACGCCCCGGGTGGTGCGCGGCACGCTCGCGGTCCCGGCGAAGTACGACGACCGGATCCGCGGCGGGTACTTCGCGGTCTGGTGCGACCTCGCGAACTCCCAGACCCAGGACCAGGTCGCGGCCGGCGTCCGGATGCCGCTGAGGGCCCTGGTCCAGAAGCTGTGGGACGCGGAGAAACCGGCTCTGTCCTGGGCGGACTTCAAGGCGCTGGCCGATCGACTGGACTGAGGGCGACGAGTGGACGTACGGCGCCGGCGAACCGTATCTTCCGCTTGCCGTGCGTGAGGCTCTGGGGAGGGCCGGGTGCGGCGTTCCGTTTTCTCAGTACTCGGGGGGACAGCCTCACCATGACCGAAAATCCGCAGGCTCAGCTCAACGCCGTACCGACCACCTGGCTGCGGTCGCCGATCGGGCTCGGGTGGGCCGCCGTCGCGGGGCTCGGTGTCGTGATCGCCACCGATCTGTTCGCGGTCTGGGCGGACGTCGTCATGCGCGACGTGACCGGCGACCTCGCGAGCGGCGTGGCGGTCGGCGACCGCGCCGACCGTGCGGACCGGCTCTACTCCGTCGCCGGCACCGTCCAGACGGCCGCGCTGCTCACGACCGCCGTCCTGTTCGTGTGCTGGTTCCACCGGGTGCGGGTCAACGCCGAGGTGTTCCGGCCGGACGGCCACAGAAAGACGCGGACCTGGGCGATCTGGGGCTGGATCGTACCGATCGTCAACCTCTGGTTCCCGCGCCGCATCACGCTGGACATCTGGGACGCCAGCAGCCCCTGGGGTGCGCCCCGGCCGCACGGGCTCGTCAACACCTGGTGGACGTTCTGGGTCATCTCGCTGCTCTCCGGACGGGCCGCGTCCCGCGCGTACACCAAGGCCGACAGCGCCGAGGAGATCCAGGACGCGGCGGGCCAGATGCTGTTCGCGGACGTCGTCGACATCGCGGCCGCCGCGCTCGCCATCGCCGTCGTGCTGCGGCTGACCCGCATGCAGAACGAGAAGGTCCAGCAGGGCCCCGCCCCTGTCTTCGCCTGAGCGACCGGCGGCCGCATGGGCGGCCCCCGTCCCTGGCCGAGGGACCGGTTCGGTTCCCGCGCTGCCGGGGCGGGTTCACGTCTCCGCCCGAGGGGCTTGCCTTGTGCCGGCGTGGAGATCGGCCGCTGTCCCGGCTCGGGGCCCGGCCCTCGTCGTTGCCGGGGTCGTGGGGCCGCGCCTCCGTCCGGGGGGCTTGCCTTGTGCTGGCGTGGAGATCGGCCCGCTGTCTCTGCCTGATGCGTGGGCCTTGGTCGCTGCCGAGGGGCCGGTTTCCGTGCTGCTGGGTCGGGTTCGCGCCTCCGTCCCAGGGGCTCGCCTGGTGTCGGCTGGAGATCGGCCGTTGCCTCTGCCTGATGCGTGGGCCTTGGTCGCTGCCGAGGGGCCGGTTCCCGTGCTGCTGGAGCGGGTTCGCGTCTTTGTCCGAGGGGCTCGCCTGGTGTCGGCTGGAGATCGGCCGCTGCCTCCGTCTGATGCGTGGGCCTTGGTCGCTGCCTGGGGGTGCGGGCCCGAGTCGTCGTCTGAGGGGCTCGCTTCGTCTCCGAATGAAGGGCACGCCCCCGTCTCCGCCTGGGGATTCGGCCCCTGCCTCCACCCGAGGCTTGCTCCCGTTCTCGCCTGAGTCATCGGCCTTTGTCCCGGCCAGAGGGACATACTTCCGTTCCTGCCTGGGGGGCCTGCGTCCCCGCGTGAGGGACCTGATCCCGTTCCCGCCTGGCGGGCCTGTCCCCCGAAGGGGACGGTCCTCGTGCGCACCCAAGGGGCGGATTGTCCGATACGGCTGCGAACTGCCGTGCGACTGTGGTGTATTCGGGCCCGAGCCGCAGCCGAGACGCCGGGGGGAGCCGGGAATGGGCTACTGGGGGTATTTCGTCGTGGGCCGCAGTGAGCGGCCGCTCGGGGAGTTGGACGCGCTGGCGGGGGCCGAGGGGCTGAGCCTGCGGGTGGAGGCGTCCGGGGGGTGGCAGGTGTGGGAGTACCCGAGCGGGGAGGGGGACGTCGGGTCCATGAACTCCCTGGCCCGGGAGACCGGGGCGCCCGCGCTCTTCGGGTACGTGATGGACAGCGACTGTGTGGTCGTGGAGGCGGCCGGGCCGGAGAGCGGGGCGTGGACGACGTGTCTGGCGCGGACCGCGATGGCCGAGTACATCGGCGCCGACAAGGAGGGCCTCACGCTGGAGGACTACTTCCTGGAGCCACGGGACGCCGCCGAGCGAGCCGTCTCCTGGGCCGAGGAGGCCGGGCGTGCCGTCGAGGCCGAGGCGGTGGTGGAGGTGCTGACCGCGGACCCCGACCCGTTGGCCGAAAACCTGTTCTTCCGGCTGCTCGACCGACTCGCCGTGGTGCCCCTGTGACACTCCGGCGCCGTCGCACGCAGTAAGGGGAAGTGCGGGCTCCGTCAGGGAAACCGCAGGCGAGGGAGGCGTGGATGAGTCTGGTTGAGCTGATCGCTCAGGCCGACGAACGCGGACTGGCCGCCAGCGGGTTGGCTTGTTTGGACCGGTGCGTACCCCTGCTGGGCGGTGACGACGAGCTCCTGAGACCGCTGTGGGCGAGCCTCGCCGACACCGGCGACTGGGGTGCGGGCCTGGAGGTCGCGCGCGGCAAGCTCGGGGTCGGGGAGGACGCCGCCGAGGACGCGGCCGCCCTGCTCGCCCGCCGGATGCTCGACGCCGCGCCCGCCACGCCGGACGCCGCCGAGGTGCGGGTGTGGGCCGACGCCTGCTCCGTCGCCTCGCTCCAGATCCACCGGCTGCTCGACCCCGCCGACGACGACGCCCCGCTCGACGCACGCCGCGAAGGCCGCACGGAGGGCATGCCCCCGCTCGTCGCCGCCGAACTGCGCCGCCAGGTCATCGTCCTGGAGGTACTCGCCGGGCACGGCACGGCGGGGTTGCGGCGG
Above is a window of Streptomyces sp. NBC_00490 DNA encoding:
- a CDS encoding succinate dehydrogenase hydrophobic membrane anchor subunit, producing MSITEKTASGIGPVEGDSLYDVDNPAPLIEAPRKRTKKTPKSTRGNFEMAAWLFMRLSGIVLVVLVLGHLLIQLVLDGGVSKIGFAFVAGRWASPFWQVWDLLMLWLAMLHGANGLRTVINDYAERANTRLWLKGLLYTATVFTILLGTLVIFTFDPNIR
- the sdhC gene encoding succinate dehydrogenase, cytochrome b556 subunit, with amino-acid sequence MPAGTLYRGREGMWSWVAHRVTGVLIFFFLFVHVLDTALVRVSPEDYDRVVATYKTPLVACLEYGLVAAVLFHALNGLRVIAVDFWSKGPRYQKQMLWTVVGLWVVLMIGAIYPVLGHAARELFGS
- a CDS encoding 2-oxo-4-hydroxy-4-carboxy-5-ureidoimidazoline decarboxylase, giving the protein MTPTHLPGRVAIPALPEQTRTPRSPTLLDAFNSASPEEAHHLLLTCLRSLRWARRVADHRPYPDLDSLQAASDEAAYDLSPGDLSEALAGETLPALPDGMYEAAHMALSAAHAAYEAKFGHSFVICLDGLPPGEALNHVLAGIRSRLTNDPEDERVVAAEELRRLAKGRLVDALGGAGL
- a CDS encoding beta-N-acetylhexosaminidase, encoding MRTRAIVVAAVAATVGAGVGLGLWASGDDGDGGPAGSARPTSSVGASAASPSASRETPSPSPTRSYPLSRTPRTIPAVQAHTPARGPGWRPQRGARVVVSDAELAGEGRLVAGELGLTYAGERSDNRDGDLRLALDDGAGDGPESYTMTVRGGRVSISGPADSGVFYGTRTLKQEVHGGGTAPEGVVRDAPAKAVRGFSLDIARKHFTAGWIEDRVRELGDLKFNQLQLHFSDDQGFRIESESHPEIVSAQHLTKAQVRKIVALAAQRHITVVPEIDSPGHLGAVLAAHPELQLRNASGVATRGAIDISKDGSAKIVDDLLDEYADLFPGVPWHLGGDEYQALVVSDPEASFPQLAAAAKEAYGSGATVADLTTGWLNDRADTVRAHDRTPLAWNDGFFRGTSVRPDAGIQVAYWTGKEIGAREPVEYLSAGRELINYNDEFLYYVLGQPNNFAYPTGQRIYELWTPRVVRGTLAVPAKYDDRIRGGYFAVWCDLANSQTQDQVAAGVRMPLRALVQKLWDAEKPALSWADFKALADRLD
- a CDS encoding DUF4328 domain-containing protein, translated to MTENPQAQLNAVPTTWLRSPIGLGWAAVAGLGVVIATDLFAVWADVVMRDVTGDLASGVAVGDRADRADRLYSVAGTVQTAALLTTAVLFVCWFHRVRVNAEVFRPDGHRKTRTWAIWGWIVPIVNLWFPRRITLDIWDASSPWGAPRPHGLVNTWWTFWVISLLSGRAASRAYTKADSAEEIQDAAGQMLFADVVDIAAAALAIAVVLRLTRMQNEKVQQGPAPVFA